Proteins encoded by one window of Fusarium graminearum PH-1 chromosome 1, whole genome shotgun sequence:
- a CDS encoding cation-transporting ATPase 4 yields the protein MAPLVDNPQIKSAELLRPLSFYLHAYIWPFTIVWPVFFAFYLSPELYGKYIGAEEWTVVWVGTIITFQSLTWLSTHWSVDLEGKFTASKAKDVEDALLIKVIPIANAGTAEICKLIRDKAGGKLNTSFLFQKRRFLYDTDTKTFHTLKYDIDAEPKPSIGHFQTSKGHQTQTELSRVEQHYGTNTFDIPVPTFTELFKEHAVAPFFVFQIFCVGLWMLDEYWYYSLFTLFMLVVFESTVVWQRQRTLNEFRGMSIKPYDMWVFRLGKWTEVQSDQLIPGDLVSVNRTKEDSGVACDMLLVEGTAIVNEAMLSGESTPLLKDSIQLRPADVPLDSEGLDKNAFLWGGTKVLQITHGNPDQEKPKLASGVPTPPDNGAMAIVMKTGFETSQGNLVRTMIYSTERVSANNAEALFFILFLLVFAIAAAWYVWDEGVRKDRKRSKLMLDCVLIVTSVVPPELPMELSLAVNTSLAALAKLAIFCTEPFRIPYAGRVDVACFDKTGTLTGEDLVVEGIAGLALGHEDEIKDTKEADGAHSTMTAVTDASLETKLVLATAHALVKLDEGDIVGDPMEKATLTSLGWTLGRNDTLMSTNKAGTTHGTVQIKRRFQFSSALKRQSSVAMVHGNDIKTGRKIKGTFAGVKGAPETIQKMLKVIPEDYEETYKYFTRKGSRVLALAYKQLTVDTELGSGKMNDLKREKVESELTFAGFLVLHCPLKDDAKEAVQMLNESSHRVVMITGDNPLTAVHVAREVEIVDREVLILDAPEDNSNGDQLIWRSVDDKVSIKVDPTKHIDPEIIRSKDICVTGYALAKFKGQVAWNDILRYTWVYARVSPKQKEDILLGLKDMGYYTLMAGDGTNDVGALKQAHIGIALLNGTPEDLTRIAEHSRNTKMKEMYQKQVDLMKRFNQPAPPVPAMIAHLYPPGPQNPQFQKAIEREAAKKGMTPEEYAKSQGHDSYETITSPGAQALMDAGPNNRQADAQKKAAGFADKLASGMMEAELGDDEPPTLKLGDASVAAPFTSKLRNVVAVPNIIRQGRCTLVATIQMYKILALNCLITAYSLSVLYLEGIKFGDTQYTISGMLMSVCFLSISRARVVEGLSKERPQPNIFNVYIIGSILGQFAVHIATLIYIARLCDRLAPRSDDVDLEAEFSPSLLNSAVYLLQLIQQISTFAINYQGRPFRESLSENKGMFYGIVGVSGLAFACALELFPDINEGMKLVPFSEEFKTNMTAVMVVDYAACWIIEVSLKKFFSDYRPRDIAERRPEQLEREAVRRAVVQKKKEEEEEKKRLEKVAEFERKVEERRRKIEEWRAGRT from the exons atggcgccCCTCGTCGACAACCCTCAAATTAAGAGCGCCGAGCTGCTGCGCCCGTTGTCGTTCTACCTTCACGCCTACATTTGGCCCTTTACCATTGTCTGGcccgtcttcttcgccttttACTTGAGCCCCGAGCTCTACGGAAAGTACATTGGCGCCGAGGAATGGACAGTTGTCTGGGTCGGCACTATCATCACTTTCCAGTCCCTCACTTGGCTCAGCACACACTGGagcgttgatcttgagggcaAGTTCACCGCGtcaaaggcaaaggatgttgaggatgccCTTTTGATCAAGGTCATCCCTATCGCAAACGCTGGTACTGCCGAGATTTGCAAGCTTATCCGCGATAAG GCTGgtggcaagctcaacacctCGTTCCTTTTCCAGAAGCGACGCTTCCTTTACGATACCGATACCAAGACATTCCACACTCTCAAGTACGATATTGATGCCGAGCCCAAGCCTTCCATCGGTCACTTCCAAACCTCGAAGGGTCACCAAACCCAGACCGAGTTGTCGCGCGTTGAGCAGCACTATGGCACCAACACCTTCGATATCCCCGTTCCCACCTTTACCGAATTGTTCAAGGAGCACGCCGTTGCACCATTCTTCGTCTTTCAGATCTTCTGTGTTGGACTTTGGATGCTCGATGAGTATTGGTACTATTCGCTCTTCACCCTCTTTATGCTCGTCGTTTTCGAGAGCACCGTCGTCTGGCAGCGTCAGCGCACTCTCAATGAGTTCCGTGGCATGAGCATCAAGCCTTACGATATGTGGGTTTTCCGTCTGGGCAAGTGGACTGAGGTTCAGAGTGACCAGCTCATTCCTGGCGATCTCGTTTCCGTCAACCGAACCAAGGAGGACAGTGGTGTCGCTTGTGATATGCTTCTGGTTGAGGGTACCGCTATTGTCAACGAGGCTATGCTTTCCGGTGAGAGTactcctctcctcaaggatTCCATTCAACTTCGTCCTGCCGACGTTCCCCTGGATTCTGAGGGTCTCGACAAGAATGCCTTCCTCTGGGGTGGTACCAAGGTCCTCCAGATCACTCACGGAAACCCTGACCAagagaagcccaagcttGCCTCTGGTGTTCCTACTCCCCCCGATAACGGTGCTATGGCCATCGTCATGAAGACCGGTTTCGAGACTTCTCAGGGTAACCTTGTCCGAACCATGATCTACTCTACTGAGCGAGTTTCTGCCAACAACGCCGAGGCTCtgttcttcattcttttcctCTTGGTCTTCGCCATTGCTGCCGCTTGGTATGTTTGGGACGAGGGTGTTCGCAAGGATCGCAAGCGTTCCAAGCTTATGCTTGACTGTGTCTTGATTGTTACCAGTGTTGTCCCTCCTGAGCTGCCTATGGAACTGAGTCTCGCCGTTAACACTAGTTTGGCTGCTTTGGCTAAGCTGGCTATCTTCTGTACTGAGCCCTTCCGAATTCCCTACGCTGGCCGTGTCGATGTGGCTTGCTTTGACAAGACTGGTACTCTGACTGGTGAGGATCTCGTCGTTGAGGGTATCGCAGGATTGGCTCTTGGACACGAAGACGAAATCAAGGACACCAAGGAGGCAGACGGCGCCCACTCCACCATGACTGCTGTTACTGACGCCTCTCTGGAAACCAAGTTGGTTCTCGCCACCGCGCATGCCCTTGTTAAGCTTGACGAGGGTGATATTGTCGGTGACCCTATGGAAAAGGCTACTCTTACCTCTCTCGGATGGACTCTTGGCCGTAACGATACTCTCATGAGCACCAACAAGGCCGGTACAACCCACGGTACCGTCCAGATCAAGCGCCGATTCCAATTCTCTTCTGCTCTCAAGCGTCAGAGCTCCGTCGCCATGGTTCACGGAaacgatatcaagactggacgcaagatcaagggtaCTTTCGCTGGTGTCAAGGGTGCGCCCGAGACCATTCAaaagatgctcaaggttATTCCCGAGGACTACGAAGAGACCTACAAGTACTTTACTCGCAAGGGTTCTCGTGTTTTGGCTCTCGCTTACAAGCAACTCACTGTCGACACCGAGCTTGGCTCTGGCAAGATGAACGATCTCAAGCGTGAGAAGGTCGAGTCTGAGTTGACATTCGCTGGTTTCCTCGTCTTGCACTGCCCTCTCAAggacgatgccaaggaggctgttCAAATGTTGAACGAGAGCAGCCACCGTGTTGTCATGATTACTGGAGATAACCCTCTTACCGCTGTCCATGTTGCCCGTGAAGTCGAGATTGTCGACCGTGAggtcctcatcctcgatgCTCCTGAAGATAACTCCAATGGTGACCAGCTTATCTGGAGAAGTGTCGATGACAAGGTCAGCATCAAGGTTGATCCCACCAAGCACATCGATCCCGAGATCATTCGTTCCAAGGATATCTGCGTCACTGGTTATGCTcttgccaagttcaagggaCAGGTTGCTTGGAACGACATTCTTCGCTACACCTGGGTCTACGCTCGTGTTTCCCCCAAACAAAAGGAAGAtattctcctcggccttAAGGATATGGGTTACTACACTCTGATGGCTGGTGACGGTACCAACGATGTTGGTGCTCTAAAGCAGGCTCACATCGGTATCGCCCTGTTGAACGGAACCCCCGAGGATCTCACCCGTATCGCCGAGCACTCCCGCAAcaccaagatgaaggagatgtATCAGAAGCAAGTTGACCTCATGAAGCGTTTCAACCAGCCTGCCCCCCCTGTTCCTGCCATGATTGCCCATCTGTACCCCCCTGGACCCCAGAACCCTCAGTTCCAAAAGGCTATTGAGCGTGAGGCTGCGAAGAAGGGCATGACTCCCGAGGAATACGCCAAGTCTCAAGGTCACGACAGCTACGAAACTATCACTTCTCCCGGTGCTCAGGCTCTTATGGATGCAGGCCCTAACAACCGTCAGGCTGATgctcagaagaaggccgctgGATTTGCCGACAAGCTTGCTTCTGGTATGATGGAGGCTGAGCTGGGAGATGACGAGCCACCTACTCtgaagcttggtgatgccTCCGTCGCTGCTCCCTTTACTTCTAAGCTGCGAAACGTCGTTGCGGTGCCCAACATCATCCGTCAAGGTCGTTGCACTCTCGTCGCCACCATCCAGATGTACAAGATTCTTGCCCTTAACTGTCTTATCACCGCCTACTCATTGTCTGTCCTGTACCTTGAGGGTATCAAGTTTGGTGACACGCAGTACACCATCAGTGGTATGCTCATGTCTGTTTGCTTCCTCAGCATCTCTCGCGCTCGTGTCGTCGAAGGTCTTAGCAAGGAACGTCCTCAGCccaacatcttcaacgttTACATCATCGGTTCCATTTTGGGACAGTTCGCTGTTCACATTGCCACCCTGATCTACATCGCCCGCCTTTGCGATAGACTTGCTCC TCGCTccgatgatgttgatcttgaggctgaattctctccctctctcctCAACTCCGCTGTCTACCTCCTCCAGCTTATCCAGCAAATCTCCACCTTTGCCATCAACTACCAGGGCCGTCCCTTCCGTGAGTCTCTCTCTGAGAACAAGGGTATGTTCTACGGTATCGTCGGTGTTTCTGGTCTCGCTTTCGCCTGTGCTCTCGAGCTCTTCCCCGACATCAACGAGGGCATGAAGCTCGTCCCCTTCTCTGAGGAGTTCAAGACGAACATGACCGCCGTCATGGTCGTAGACTACGCAGCTTGCTGGATCATTGAGGTCAGTCTCAAGAAGTTCTTCAGCGACTACCGACCCCGTGACATCGCCGAGCGACGACCTGAGCAGCTCGAGCGTGAGGCCGTCCGTCGCGCCGTtgtgcagaagaagaaggaagaggaagaggagaagaagagacttgagAAGGTCGCCGAATTTGAGCGTAAGGTCGAGGAGCGACGAAGAAAGATTGAGGAGTGGAGAGCTGGCAGGACCTAA
- a CDS encoding malate dehydrogenase, which yields MFAASRIQRRAFSATARDLSKVTVLGAAGGIGQPLSLLLKMNPRVTDLALYDIRGGPGVAADISHVNTKSSVKGYEPNAAGLKEALSGAEVVLIPAGVPRKPGMTRDDLFNTNASIVRDLAKAAAEAAPKAKLLIISNPVNSTVPIVKEVYKAAGVYNPKTLFGVTTLDVVRASRFVSEIKGTDPKDENITVVGGHSGVTIVPLFSQSNHPDLSSNAELVKRVQFGGDEVVKAKDGAGSATLSMAMAGARMADSVLRAVQGEKGVKEPAFVESPLYKDQGIEFFSSQVELGPEGVEKIHPLGKLDANEEKLVDAALVDLKKNIEKGVAFVASNPPK from the exons ATGTTCGCCGCTTCTCGCATCCAGCGCCGTGCTTTCTCCGCCACCGCCCGGGAC CTTTCCAAGGTCACCGTTCtcggtgctgctggtggtaTCGGccagcctctctctctcctcctcaagatgaACCCCCGCGTCACTGACCTCGCCCTCTACGATATCCGTGGCGGACCCG GTGTTGCTGCTGACATCTCCCacgtcaacaccaagtccAGCGTCAAGGGATACGAGCCCAACGCGGCTGGTCTCAAGGAGGCTCTCTCCGGCGCTGAGGTCGTCCTCATCCCCGCTGGTGTCCCCCGCAAGCCCGGTATGACCCGTGACGatcttttcaacaccaacgcctcTATCGTCCGCGACCTCGCCAAGGCCGCCGCTGAGGCTGcccccaaggccaagctcctgatcatctccaacccCGTCAACTCCACCGTCCCCATCGTCAAGGAGGTTTACAAGGCTGCCGGTGTCTACAACCCCAAGACCCTCTTCGGTGTCACCACCCTCGACGTTGTCCGTGCCTCCCGATTCGTTTCCGAGATCAAGGGCACCGACCCCAAGGACGAGAACATCACCGTCGTTGGTGGCCACTCCGGTGTCACCATCGtccctctcttctctcagTCCAACCACCCCGACCTCTCCTCCAACGCTGAGCTCGTCAAGCGTGTCCAGTTCGGTGGTGACGAGgttgtcaaggccaaggacggtGCTGGCTCTGCCACTCTctccatggccatggctggtGCCCGCATGGCTGACTCCGTCCTCCGCGCCGTCCAGGGCGAGAAGGGTGTCAAGGAGCCCGCTTTCGTCGAGTCTCCTCTCTACAAGGACCAGGGTATTGAGTTCTTCAGCTCTCAGGTCGAGCTCGGCCCcgagggtgttgagaagatccaCCCTCTCGGCAAGCTCGACGccaacgaggagaagctcgtTGACGCCGCTCTCGtcgacctcaagaagaacattgAGAAGGGTGTTGCCTTCGTTGCCTCCAACCCTCCCAAATAA